Part of the Olsenella profusa DSM 13989 genome, CCGCCACCGCAAGGTCGCCGGCGGCCTTCGACTGCCCGTAGACCGACAGCGGCGAGAGAAGCTCCCCCTCGTCGTGCTCCACGCGCGTGCCGTCGAACACGTAGTCGCTCGACACGTGCACGAGCGTGATGCCGTGCTCCGCGCAGCTGCGCGCCATGAGCGCGGGACCCGTGGCGTTGGCCGCCCAGCACGCGCGGCGGCCCCCGGTCGTCTCGGCCCTGTCCACCGCCGTGTAGGCCCCGCAGTTGATGACCGTGCCGTAGAGGCCCCAGTCGTACTGGGCGTAGTCCTCGGACTTGGAGAGGTCGAAAGTGTCGATGTCGCAGAAGTCGAACGTGTCGGCGTCGCCGCGCTCTGCGACCAGCGCGCGCACGGCATGACCCAGCTGGCCGTTGCAGCCGGTCACGAGCGTGCGCTTGGGTGCCACCGGCACGACGTCCCTCAACAGGGGATGGTGCCTGTCCGCCTCAGACAGCTCGCAGCGATCCAGCGGGATGGGCCACTCGATGGCGAGTGCGGGATCGGCCAGGCTCACGAAGGTGTAGGTCCTCTTGAGCTCGGCCGACCAGTGGGCGTCCACCAGATAGGCGTAGGTCGTGTCGTCCTCAAGCGCCTGGAAGGAGTTGCCCACGCCCCGCGGCGCGAAGATGGCGCGCGAGGGGTCGAGCGTGCAGGTGAACACCTTGCCAAACGTGGCGCTCCCCTGGCGCAGGTCCACCCAGGCACCAAAGACGGACCCCGTGATCACCGAGACGAACTTGTTCCATGGCTCGGCGTGGATGCCGCGCGTCACG contains:
- a CDS encoding bifunctional dTDP-4-dehydrorhamnose 3,5-epimerase family protein/NAD(P)-dependent oxidoreductase, yielding MDFEKDLRVTETGIEGLKVIELSVHGDSRGWFKENWQRAKMVALGIPDLRVVQNNVSYNTKRGVTRGIHAEPWNKFVSVITGSVFGAWVDLRQGSATFGKVFTCTLDPSRAIFAPRGVGNSFQALEDDTTYAYLVDAHWSAELKRTYTFVSLADPALAIEWPIPLDRCELSEADRHHPLLRDVVPVAPKRTLVTGCNGQLGHAVRALVAERGDADTFDFCDIDTFDLSKSEDYAQYDWGLYGTVINCGAYTAVDRAETTGGRRACWAANATGPALMARSCAEHGITLVHVSSDYVFDGTRVEHDEGELLSPLSVYGQSKAAGDLAVAGCPAHYVVRSSWVIGEGHNFAKTMAKLSDRVADPADELSQVTVVDDQLGRLTFTDQLAAGILHLLDTHAPYGTYDLTGTGAVRSWHEIAARVFELRNGNGSAVVPVSTAAYYAGAEGPIAPRPVHSALSLDKLARAGFSPRDWEDELVDYVRSLPRDLG